The sequence AGAAGCCAGGGTCAAGCGCGGCGGCAAACCTGCAGGCGGATTTTCCGCCAAACAGGAGGAGGTGCTGCGGGACATATTGAATGACCCCTTCGCCAAGCAGGTCTTCGAGGACATTTTCAGCAAGCTCAAGCGCGGCGTCCAGCCGGAAGGGGCCATCTCCAAGCCTGTCACGACGAAAAAACTGGACCTCAAATGGGGAGAGCGAGGCGTAAGCATAGATCTCGGCAAGGGCCTCGTGCAGAGCGTGAAGGACTGGGCCGCCAGCCAGCTCGACGACCGCCAGACCGTGCGCATGCCCGCTTTCAACCTCATCCCCGGCACCACCCTGCGGGTCCAGATCCGGCACCGCTTCAACGCCGAACCCCGCACCATAGACGTAACCCTGCCTCCGGACTTCGTGGTCGGCAGGCCCATCCGCCTGAAAGGCATGGGCAGACGGCTCGGACCATGGCGGGGGGATTTGTATCTGCGGCTGCTTGCGGTTTGAAAACGGCCCGTATGGACCAAAAGGTCCAGATCATGCCATTTCGTATTTGAAGCCGCACATCGAAGCCAAAAACCCGAGCCCTTACCCTACCACATCATAGCGGCTGAAAACCAGCGAATAGAACGCCTTGCCCTTGGTTCGCGACCTGAGCTCCGTGGAAAAACCGAAAAGCTGGCGCATGGGCGCCGTGGCCGTGATGCCGGATTCGAAATCCGAGGCGCGTACGTCCAGGATGCGGGCATTCTTGGCCCCCAGAAGGTTGACGCAGTCACCGACATATTCCGGGGGCATGCGCAGCTCAACGTCCATGATCGGCTCAAGCAAAACCGGCGAGGCCTTGACAA is a genomic window of Desulfomicrobium baculatum DSM 4028 containing:
- a CDS encoding J domain-containing protein, which encodes MRLSECYSLLEVSPGASLDEIKASYRKLAFKYHPDLNAGDARAAQRFSRLNEAYVLLKKNLETSSTDNRRFNAETIRQEEEARVKRGGKPAGGFSAKQEEVLRDILNDPFAKQVFEDIFSKLKRGVQPEGAISKPVTTKKLDLKWGERGVSIDLGKGLVQSVKDWAASQLDDRQTVRMPAFNLIPGTTLRVQIRHRFNAEPRTIDVTLPPDFVVGRPIRLKGMGRRLGPWRGDLYLRLLAV